The nucleotide sequence CGCCGCCCTTCGACCCTGACCCCCTCACACAAGACTCCACAGCACTTCCTGTCCACACATCTGCTGCACCTGAGGAAAACCGCACAGTGATGAACGGCGATGCGACGATGAGCCCTCAGTCACCCGCTCCCATCCCCAGGACTGAAGGAAGCCCCCAGCAGCCCCTCAGCCCTAAAACCTCACCCACACCGGTCGTAAATGGGACATgcagcggggaggaggaggaggaggaggagagggaggaggaggaagaagcggagATCCCTGAAGAGACCCCAGTCAAGGCAGACCCTCCCACTGACGACCCTAAGCAGCAgcgggagaggatgagaggtaACGCGGTAGACGCAGATGAGGCAGGGGacgacgaggtggaggaggacgtaTCTCGGGGACTTGAAAGCGTGGACTCCTACGCTGAAGACTACGACTCTGACTCCTTCTTGTCTTATACGAGGACTTGTAAGACGGAGAGTGACTACAGTGAGGCCGCGGGGAGCCACTCCCTCAGCGAGAGCACCGTTCCTGTGGAGTCATCGGGCTTGGAGACCAACGAATCCTGCAGCGAGAGCGAGGGCGGGGCGGAGGCAAGTGAGAGTGttatgacggaggaggaggaggaggaggaggcagccagtgaagtgagtgaagtgagtgaggtgagtgagGAGCGGAAAGTTCCGTCCGTACGTGAAATTGTGGGATTCGTGTCCAGCGGGAAAGAAATGTTGCTGGAAAGTGGATTTGTGGATTGTGACGCCACGGACGATGAGGACGCCAGCCACACGGACCCCACGGACACGCCCTCCCTCACTAGtggcaccaccatcaccaccaccaccaccacagacaccaAAGTGAGTAGTATAGATGCGAGACAAATGGAAATTAAAGATAGTAAAGATGGTAGGGAtagtgacaccaccaccaccaccaccaccaccaccactagcagcaCTGTCGAAACCAAAGGAAGAGCTGTTGTTAATTCAGTTATTGAAAAAAGTCTTGAAATTTTAACGCAAACTgaagaaaatggtgatgatagtgaggctggaagtggtggtggtggtggtggtgatggtagtgatgatggtgatagtggtgaaagaaatgcagaagagagagaggacatggaaataatgaaaaataatgttaatgattcCAAAGTGACAGACACAGTACCTGATTCAACAGAAAACGCGTTGCAGGTTGGACAGAGGAACACCGGAACGGAACACGATGGTGACGAAGGGAACACGGACACGGAACGCACCATTGAACAGGGGAACGCCGGAACGGAACATGCCACGGACACGGAACACGCAGTTGAACAGGGGAACGCAGGAATGGAACACGACAAGCAGGtaaatgataaagaggaaacagaaacagGTGTGGATTCTGAACAGAGGAACACTGGAACGGAACACGGAGAAAGGGGAATTGTAACTGAGGATGAGAATAATGATGAACAAATggacgaagaaaatgaagaggagaaacagacagTAGATGATGACACGGaagcaaagaataaagaagaaagtaacttaaatgatgaggaggataaagacaatatagatgagagagaaggtaaCATAGACGCCAAAGAAGAGGAcatggaagatgaaaataaagagaaggatcaagagaataaagataatgacgAGGATACACAAGAGGAAgcggaaacaaacacaaacaaacaggaagtGGCAATAGATGTAAGCGAGGACACTAAtgtaggtgaagaggaggaagaggatgaggacggGAGTGATGGGACAGAGGACTCCTGGGACAGAGTGACGGTGATCAGAGCGCTTTCCGTCAGTTGTCCAACCACTCCTGAACTCCAGATTTCTGACACTACACCACCTGACGCAGACGAGGACACCAACACGGCTCCTGAGGTAGACGAGGACACCCAAGACACCCACACAGTTCTTGATACAGATGAGGATACTCACACAGCTCCTGACGCAGAGGAAGACGCCCACACAACTCCTGAAGCAGATGAGGACACCCACACAGCTCCAGATGCAGATGAGGACAACCCTTCACTTCCTAACGCTGACGAGGACATCCAAGTAACACCTCCTGACGAAGATCAAAACAGCCAAGCAACACCTGAAGAGGATCAGAACACTCACACAACTGAAGACACTTACACGGTTCCTGACGCAGACGAGTGCACTCAAGCAACACCTGACGAAGACCATAACACCCAAACAACACCTGACGAAGACGAAAACACCCAAATAACTCCTGACGAAGACGAGGGCACCCAAACAACACCTGACGAAGACGAGAACATCCAAATAACTCCTGACGAAGACGAGAACATACAAATAACTCCTGGCGAAGACGAGAACACCCAAATAACTCCTGACGAAGACGAGGGCACTCAAACAACACCTGACGAAGACGAGAACATCCAAATAACTCCTGACGAAGACGAGGGCACTCAAACAACACCTGACGAAGACGAGAACATCCAAATAACTCCTGACGAAGACGAGAACATCCAAATAACTCCTGACGAAGACGAGAACATCCAAATAACTCCTGGCGAAGACGAGGACACCCAAATAACTCCTGACGAAGACGAGGGCACTCAAACAACACCTGACGAAGACGAGAACATCCAAATAACTCCTGACGAAGACGAGGGTACTCAAACAACACCTGACGAAGACGAGAACATCCAAATAACTCCTGACGAAGACGAGAACATCCAAATAACTCCTGACGAAGACGAGGCCACTCAAACAACTCCTGACGAAGACGAGAACATCCAAATAACTCCTGACGAAGACGAGTGCACTCAAGCAACACCTGACGAAGACCATAACACTCAAACAACTCCTGACGAAGACGAAAACATCCAAATAACTTTTGACGAAGACGAGGGCACTCATACAACACCTGATGCACACGAGGACATCTATACTGCTCCTGAAGTAGACGTGACCACACAAACAGGCCCTGACGAAAACCAGAACACCCACACAGCTCCTGACGAAGACGAAAACACCAAAACAGCACCTCCtgacgcagacacacacacatccacaccacccacacacaacacagacgACCCTGGTGGCGATGTACCTGTAGAAGGAGACCTCCTAGACCCACAGGAACCCCGAGAGCCCCTCAACCAACATGATCTTCTGCAGGAGGATATATTCAGAATGACAGCCGCCCTACCTCAGTCCAGCCTTCAGGAGGACACCAGCTCTGGCCTCTCCACTATCGACGAAGATGAGGAGTTTACAGACCCTTTAGTTCCTCCACAGCGGCCTTCGTCAGCAGAAaacgagatggaagaggaagaaaacggagaaatgaaggaggaagatgttgTATTAGatgtaaagaaggaggaggttaaggaggataaagagaaggaagaggagaagaatgaagagaagaaagtggaggaggataaagaggaagaaaaggaagaggataagagtgaagagaaaaaacatgtaTTAGATAAAGTGGACGTAGAAGACACTgttgaaaataaagaggaggaagaagagaaaaacaagaaattgatgaaggaaaagaaatagaaaaactacattagaaaatgaagaggataaagcgataaaagagaacaaagaagaaggagaagaagaagaagaagaaaaagaagaagaagaagaagaagaagaaaaagaagaagaagaagaagaagaagaagaaggagagaaagtagaggagaaagtcgtaaaagaagaaaaggaagaagagaaatgataaaggaaaaaaaagatgaagagaacacGATGATTACGAATGAAACTgaccaaaaagaaaatgatgaagaggcGAAAGATGACACAGAAGAAGATCACGAAAGTGTGGTAcaggaagataataaagaaatagaaaataatgacgaagaaaataaggaggaaacgGAGGTTGACGATAAgaatggggaagagaaaggaaatgatgataatgaggacgagagagagaaaaatgaagaaggaaaggaaaatgatctcgctaaaatggaggaagagggagtggaggaagataagacgagaaaagtggaggaaaagataaaggaggacgaggagaatagtaaaaaagaagaaggaagtgaagagaaggataacgaagagaaaaaagtagtgAATGACAGTGATGGagtaatggagaagaaagaagtggaagagaaaaaggaagaggaggtagaagaagaagaaatagaggtgGAAAACAGTGTAGTGTTAGAAGCATCCacgctggaggaggaagtggaggagagtggCACCACTGGTGGCGGAGACAGTCTGTTACAGGAGAAGAGGGGTGAAGACACGGTCGCTGAGGACACCATTACAGAAGACATCGGGGAAGGCGTGTCACTAGTGGAGGAAagcgtggtggaggaggtagaggcTGGGGAGAGCGGAGGCCTGGATATGGAGGCTGACATCAACTCCCTGCTGGAAGCGCTGGAGGAGTCCatcgtggaggtggtggaggagagcatcgtggaagaaagtgaggagggagaacagagggaggagaaggagaatgccaaggtggagaaggagtgtGTGGCGTCGGACAGATCGGTGCAGGCTGCGATGCCACCACAGGAGGTACAAGACGCGGCAGACCGGGCATGGCAGGTTCCTCGCGCGGTGCAGGACTTGCCTAGGGCTGGGGAGCAGCAGTGCGTGGTGGGGCGTCGCGCAGCGACCAGGGCTTTCACCTCCACCCTCATGCGGGACGGAGGAGACGTCCCCACCCTTTTACTTCCATCCGAGCCTTGCTCCCCTCCCAGCGAGGGCACGCCGGGCCAAGGAGAAGATGACCACCCGCTGGACACTTTCCGCGCCGCACTGCCAGACACCTCTGCGGCCTGCTCTCCTGCAGGCGGGATAGGCAGCGGG is from Portunus trituberculatus isolate SZX2019 chromosome 36, ASM1759143v1, whole genome shotgun sequence and encodes:
- the LOC123513455 gene encoding uncharacterized protein LOC123513455, giving the protein MTTHASISLRLAAHARSLTPTSDRPPPPTSSPVSPAAFHEDLLSVASNEEGNEGGGEGGGGGGVTWRGHRRAATASAAATASRSLSPTKDASTRAYLRRVRSLSRENKQRQEAREREVRRQELEERRRREHILIERKKERDTLMSRFLREPLRQAREAKKASCSLRSDEAGEEAKVRMCQSVPNLDEALRLARREDQALDARACAFQSPPQRRRRPLEEGPTCDRFVRAHARLPLTRRAPVPATRPFPPGTSEVIRENQKPYPTLPPDELESRMRRRGRRSSNESVVRGSSGAHPLKARTEALPQGLPAVDSHVVVLPRPRLDRRSSMPDLRDFRCVSSTVVYETIAALSSLGAARGLLVVPPVSASSPSSRMKASPEPPQRWAKRMNEFIEAETQAVLRDSPLLGPSGPGSAGSAGALGRRSQRREWVSKHSSVKTLQKNILSASLTDSASQTEHLLRPPSPGVHRRGAPGSDQEYYDSLEEDDGRASSNQGSHLAFYVPIKDQASREVAFSPTLPPRLSARLEERRTTLPRRPPPAPPLALTGTRVPLLSEAPQVPTPGTEETTAGQDSATAWQEAAAVTAVEDARSSGSSSAGGSTSSESDIQDSARVAFVRQQAAAIPSPTSLSSISDIVAVSTPTTSPHLHPAVDAPSSTLAAPQALQDGPRVSPDGTSSFPPPFDPDPLTQDSTALPVHTSAAPEENRTVMNGDATMSPQSPAPIPRTEGSPQQPLSPKTSPTPVVNGTCSGEEEEEEEREEEEEAEIPEETPVKADPPTDDPKQQRERMRGNAVDADEAGDDEVEEDVSRGLESVDSYAEDYDSDSFLSYTRTCKTESDYSEAAGSHSLSESTVPVESSGLETNESCSESEGGAEASESVMTEEEEEEEAASEVSEVSEVSEERKVPSVREIVGFVSSGKEMLLESGFVDCDATDDEDASHTDPTDTPSLTSGTTITTTTTTDTKVSSIDARQMEIKDSKDGRDSDTTTTTTTTTTSSTVETKGRAVVNSVIEKSLEILTQTEENGDDSEAGSGGGGGGDGSDDGDSGERNAEEREDMEIMKNNVNDSKVTDTVPDSTENALQVGQRNTGTEHDGDEGNTDTERTIEQGNAGTEHATDTEHAVEQGNAGMEHDKQVNDKEETETGVDSEQRNTGTEHGERGIVTEDENNDEQMDEENEEEKQTVDDDTEAKNKEESNLNDEEDKDNIDEREGNIDAKEEDMEDENKEKDQENKDNDEDTQEEAETNTNKQEVAIDVSEDTNVGEEEEEDEDGSDGTEDSWDRVTVIRALSVSCPTTPELQISDTTPPDADEDTNTAPEVDEDTQDTHTVLDTDEDTHTAPDAEEDAHTTPEADEDTHTAPDADEDNPSLPNADEDIQVTPPDEDQNSQATPEEDQNTHTTEDTYTVPDADECTQATPDEDHNTQTTPDEDENTQITPDEDEGTQTTPDEDENIQITPDEDENIQITPGEDENTQITPDEDEGTQTTPDEDENIQITPDEDEGTQTTPDEDENIQITPDEDENIQITPDEDENIQITPGEDEDTQITPDEDEGTQTTPDEDENIQITPDEDEGTQTTPDEDENIQITPDEDENIQITPDEDEATQTTPDEDENIQITPDEDECTQATPDEDHNTQTTPDEDENIQITFDEDEGTHTTPDAHEDIYTAPEVDVTTQTGPDENQNTHTAPDEDENTKTAPPDADTHTSTPPTHNTDDPGGDVPVEGDLLDPQEPREPLNQHDLLQEDIFRMTAALPQSSLQEDTSSGLSTIDEDEEFTDPLVPPQRPSSAENEMEEEENGEMKEEDVVLDVKKEEVKEDKEKEEEKNEEKKVEEDKEEEKEEDKSEEKKHVLDKVDVEDTVENKEEEEEKNKKLMKEKKRRRRKRRRRRRRRRRRESRGESRKRRKGRREMIKEKKDEENTMITNETDQKENDEEAKDDTEEDHESVVQEDNKEIENNDEENKEETEVDDKNGEEKGNDDNEDEREKNEEGKENDLAKMEEEGVEEDKTRKVEEKIKEDEENSKKEEGSEEKDNEEKKVVNDSDGVMEKKEVEEKKEEEVEEEEIEVENSVVLEASTLEEEVEESGTTGGGDSLLQEKRGEDTVAEDTITEDIGEGVSLVEESVVEEVEAGESGGLDMEADINSLLEALEESIVEVVEESIVEESEEGEQREEKENAKVEKECVASDRSVQAAMPPQEVQDAADRAWQVPRAVQDLPRAGEQQCVVGRRAATRAFTSTLMRDGGDVPTLLLPSEPCSPPSEGTPGQGEDDHPLDTFRAALPDTSAACSPAGGIGSGTRQRDASSSSESARGGDEAEGAVAGNASSSDSGVVEMASRAPRSPSEASAESVGGVGRGGPTFLPREASTVVGSHDGSAAPRQAIRRGKERGPAGRRAGEPSEAVSGRPRARPPDSPHDVPQQETRQQGRWRGPAGRSGPEASRRPSSETSRRRRPGLENVLPRRCDLEDSPRDATSPPASPGDPTPARPSDYEASDSGEASHSERLLRAMETRRARRRRPRSSNIDAEDSLGGFRPPTLSALDMFLATLPRYRGGRSEAPVEPVASPPPTDDNVTVQVRAGPRQHDVRVTSRRQVRLVVDVGPGQPPPSSDSGCVPDAGHAQRATRRTGGTAGGSPMRRRGRRPGRSEATADVDQLLTDVRDYLNTKLSGRTTDGGGGGGGDGGGSGAAPIVVEGSNIEKCFTEPPAGGGRARLYPKGCLRPEDRSGRGLGDPGLKEQQRIKNSISAINSLLKQFS